In the genome of Pelagibacterium nitratireducens, one region contains:
- a CDS encoding TolC family protein — protein sequence MKFSQVLGVSVIALFGLVTTAQGQSLTSALAYAYENNPEIASSFLSVRAARQGIIAAEGARLPTIGAEGSIGATSTWASGGQSWSTSDSIGIGYNQTLFDNNATSAAISGAEAQYDAAVYGARNTEQNVLLSVIQAYVNVVANRRIVEIRQESVGFVEAQVGSARDRLELGEGTQLEVSQAEATLAQSTASYQAAINNLRNSEANYQRWVGRAPGSLSGGYSYSSLIPGSLDAALARANTDHPALLASAAQLRAAQYGYEETLASFGPNLSVTGQVGAGGFTSGTVASQASISLRLSVPIYTPTRDPSVEQANIGQIQTQLEGFATRDQIVEAVRQGWAGIQAATAQIEAATAAVAASRLALQATIDQNELGQATTLDVLDARASVASVEETLISAQSQRTIAAYSLIAAMGTLSAQHLGLPVQPRTVEGDVVVPATAPAAPADAWGNLR from the coding sequence ATGAAATTTAGTCAAGTTTTGGGTGTAAGCGTCATTGCACTTTTCGGGCTCGTCACGACGGCCCAAGGGCAAAGCCTCACCTCGGCTTTGGCCTATGCGTATGAAAACAATCCCGAGATCGCCAGTTCGTTCCTTTCGGTGAGGGCTGCCCGGCAGGGCATCATTGCGGCAGAGGGGGCGAGGTTGCCCACCATCGGGGCAGAAGGCAGCATCGGAGCCACATCGACCTGGGCTTCGGGCGGTCAGAGCTGGTCGACCAGCGACAGCATCGGCATCGGCTACAACCAAACCCTGTTCGACAACAATGCGACCAGTGCCGCGATCAGCGGCGCCGAGGCGCAGTATGACGCGGCGGTGTATGGCGCCAGGAACACCGAGCAGAACGTGCTGCTCTCGGTCATTCAGGCCTATGTGAATGTCGTGGCCAACCGGCGGATCGTCGAAATCCGGCAGGAAAGCGTCGGTTTCGTCGAGGCGCAGGTGGGATCGGCCCGCGACAGACTGGAGTTGGGCGAAGGGACACAGCTCGAAGTTTCCCAGGCCGAGGCGACACTTGCGCAATCCACCGCGTCCTATCAGGCCGCAATCAACAATCTGCGCAACAGCGAAGCCAACTATCAGCGTTGGGTCGGCCGGGCGCCCGGCAGCCTTTCGGGCGGGTACAGCTATTCGTCGCTTATTCCGGGCTCGCTCGATGCAGCGCTTGCGCGCGCCAATACCGACCATCCCGCGCTGCTGGCTTCTGCGGCCCAGTTGCGCGCCGCGCAGTATGGCTATGAGGAGACGCTGGCGAGCTTCGGGCCCAACCTCTCGGTGACCGGCCAGGTCGGCGCCGGCGGCTTTACCTCGGGCACTGTCGCCAGCCAGGCGAGCATCAGCCTGCGGCTGAGCGTCCCGATCTATACGCCGACCCGCGATCCGTCGGTCGAGCAGGCCAATATCGGGCAGATCCAGACGCAACTCGAAGGGTTTGCGACGCGCGATCAGATCGTTGAGGCGGTGCGTCAGGGGTGGGCTGGTATCCAGGCCGCCACGGCACAGATCGAGGCGGCGACCGCCGCTGTCGCAGCGAGCCGGCTGGCCCTGCAGGCAACGATCGATCAGAACGAACTCGGACAGGCCACAACGCTGGACGTGCTCGATGCGCGGGCCTCGGTGGCCTCGGTCGAGGAAACGCTGATTTCGGCGCAGTCGCAAAGAACAATCGCCGCCTATTCGCTGATTGCCGCCATGGGCACGCTGAGCGCTCAGCACCTGGGGCTGCCGGTTCAGCCGCGGACGGTGGAGGGCGATGTGGTTGTTCCGGCGACCGCGCCAGCGGCGCCTGCCGATGCGTGGGGCAACCTACGCTAG
- a CDS encoding valine--tRNA ligase: MIEKTYEPSTVEGRIYSAWEEAGAFKAGAGSKPGAQSYSVVIPPPNVTGSLHIGHALNNTIQDVLVRFERMRGKNVLWQPGTDHAGIATQMVVERRMMERQEPGRREIGREKFVEKVWEWKAESGGTILNQLKRLGASCDWSRERFTMDEGLSEAVLKVFVEMHRKGLIYRAKRLVNWDPQFETAISDLEVENTEVNGHMWHFKYPLAGGETYTYVEKDADGNVVLEEERDYISIATTRPETMLGDGAVAVHPDDERYAPIVGKMCEIPVGPKEHRRLIPIITDEYPDPEFGSGAVKITGAHDFNDYEVARRNHIPMYALLDTKANMRADGAPYVQQSELAGKIARGEMDFDDAVTAEINIVPDEYRGMDRYEARKKIVADIDAEGLMVMVEDKKIMQPFGDRSKVVIEPFLTDQWFVMADVLAQPAIASVREGRTKFVPKSWENTYFAWMENIQPWCISRQLWWGHQIPAWYGPDGRAFVDYDEAGAARAAEAHYGEPVDLTRDEDVLDTWFSSGLWPFSTMGWPQQTKELESYYPTATLVTGFDIIFFWVARMMMLGLEFTGEEPFSTVYVHALVRDEKGQKMSKSKGNVIDPLELVDAYGADATRFTLAAMAAQGRDIKLAMSRVEGYRNFVTKLWNAARFLEMNECVRVDGFEPTRLSGALNQWIAGATARAVANVEKAIIEYKFNEAANHAYDFVWGTFCDWFVELAKPTFSGADEAAKAETRATAAWALDQILKMLHPFMPFVTEELWAETGKTGPKRDGYLMLADWPVLDAISYPQAGAELGWLLEVISAIRSVRTEMNVPAGAKVPLVVVGASAETTARIETHRAAIERLARVSTIDPVDAIPASSAQFVVGEASWGLPLADLIDIAAERQRLSKDVKKLEGEIGGLEKKLGNEQFLAKAPDEVIDEQKERLADARARREKLEQALATLS, encoded by the coding sequence ATGATCGAAAAGACCTACGAGCCGAGCACGGTCGAAGGGCGAATTTACAGCGCCTGGGAAGAGGCGGGGGCGTTCAAGGCCGGCGCCGGGAGCAAGCCGGGCGCACAGAGCTATTCGGTCGTCATTCCGCCGCCCAATGTGACGGGTTCGCTCCATATCGGTCACGCGCTCAACAACACCATCCAGGACGTGCTGGTGCGTTTCGAGCGCATGCGCGGCAAGAACGTGCTCTGGCAGCCGGGCACCGACCATGCGGGTATTGCGACCCAGATGGTGGTCGAGCGCCGCATGATGGAGCGCCAGGAGCCGGGACGCCGCGAGATCGGGCGCGAAAAGTTCGTTGAAAAGGTCTGGGAGTGGAAGGCCGAGAGCGGGGGGACGATCCTTAACCAGCTCAAGCGGCTCGGTGCGTCGTGCGACTGGTCGCGCGAACGCTTCACCATGGACGAAGGGTTGTCCGAAGCGGTGCTCAAGGTCTTTGTGGAGATGCACCGCAAAGGGCTGATCTATCGCGCCAAGCGGCTGGTCAACTGGGATCCGCAGTTCGAGACGGCGATCTCCGATCTCGAGGTGGAGAACACCGAAGTCAACGGCCATATGTGGCATTTCAAATATCCGCTGGCCGGGGGCGAAACCTACACATATGTGGAAAAGGACGCCGACGGGAACGTGGTGCTCGAGGAAGAGCGCGACTATATCTCGATTGCGACGACCAGGCCGGAAACCATGCTTGGCGATGGCGCCGTGGCGGTGCACCCCGACGATGAGCGCTATGCGCCCATCGTTGGCAAGATGTGCGAAATTCCGGTCGGGCCGAAAGAGCACCGCAGGCTGATCCCGATCATCACCGACGAATATCCCGATCCCGAATTCGGCTCGGGTGCGGTGAAAATCACCGGGGCGCATGATTTCAACGATTATGAAGTCGCCCGGCGCAACCACATTCCCATGTATGCGCTGCTCGACACCAAGGCCAATATGCGGGCTGATGGCGCGCCGTATGTGCAGCAGTCCGAACTGGCGGGCAAGATCGCGCGCGGCGAGATGGATTTCGACGACGCGGTGACTGCGGAAATCAATATCGTGCCCGACGAATATCGCGGCATGGACCGCTATGAGGCCCGCAAGAAGATCGTGGCCGACATCGACGCCGAAGGGCTGATGGTGATGGTCGAGGACAAAAAGATCATGCAGCCGTTCGGGGACCGCTCCAAGGTGGTGATCGAGCCGTTCCTGACCGATCAGTGGTTCGTCATGGCCGACGTTCTGGCGCAGCCGGCCATCGCCTCGGTGCGCGAAGGCCGCACGAAATTCGTACCAAAGAGCTGGGAGAACACCTATTTCGCCTGGATGGAGAACATCCAGCCCTGGTGCATTTCACGCCAGCTGTGGTGGGGTCATCAGATCCCGGCCTGGTACGGACCGGATGGACGGGCATTTGTCGATTATGACGAGGCGGGCGCGGCCAGGGCCGCGGAGGCCCATTACGGCGAACCGGTGGACCTGACGCGTGACGAAGACGTGCTGGACACCTGGTTCTCATCGGGGCTGTGGCCGTTTTCGACCATGGGGTGGCCGCAGCAGACAAAAGAGCTGGAAAGCTACTATCCGACGGCAACGCTGGTGACCGGGTTCGACATCATTTTCTTCTGGGTTGCCAGGATGATGATGCTCGGACTTGAATTTACAGGTGAAGAGCCGTTCTCCACCGTCTATGTGCATGCGCTGGTCCGCGACGAGAAGGGCCAGAAGATGTCCAAGTCGAAAGGCAACGTCATCGATCCGCTCGAACTGGTCGATGCCTATGGGGCGGATGCGACGCGGTTTACGCTGGCGGCGATGGCGGCGCAGGGGCGCGACATCAAGCTGGCCATGAGCCGGGTCGAGGGCTATCGCAACTTCGTCACCAAGCTCTGGAACGCGGCGCGGTTTCTGGAAATGAACGAATGCGTGCGGGTTGACGGGTTCGAGCCGACGAGGCTTTCCGGCGCGCTCAACCAGTGGATCGCCGGAGCGACGGCGCGGGCCGTGGCCAATGTCGAAAAGGCGATCATCGAGTACAAGTTCAACGAAGCGGCCAACCACGCCTATGATTTCGTGTGGGGCACGTTCTGCGACTGGTTCGTGGAACTGGCCAAGCCCACTTTTTCAGGCGCCGATGAAGCGGCCAAGGCCGAGACGCGGGCAACGGCGGCCTGGGCGCTCGATCAGATCCTGAAAATGCTGCATCCGTTCATGCCGTTCGTGACCGAAGAGCTTTGGGCGGAAACCGGCAAGACCGGGCCCAAGCGGGACGGCTATCTGATGCTGGCCGATTGGCCGGTTCTCGATGCGATTTCCTACCCGCAAGCGGGTGCGGAACTGGGCTGGCTGCTCGAGGTGATTTCGGCCATTCGGTCGGTGCGGACGGAAATGAACGTTCCCGCCGGGGCGAAAGTGCCGCTGGTCGTGGTGGGCGCCAGTGCGGAGACGACGGCGCGGATCGAGACGCACCGTGCAGCCATCGAGCGGCTGGCGCGGGTTTCGACCATCGATCCGGTGGATGCCATCCCGGCCAGTTCGGCACAGTTCGTTGTGGGCGAAGCCAGCTGGGGGCTGCCGCTTGCCGATCTTATCGACATTGCGGCGGAGCGTCAGCGGCTCTCCAAGGACGTCAAGAAGCTCGAAGGCGAAATCGGCGGGCTGGAGAAAAAGCTCGGCAATGAGCAGTTTCTGGCCAAGGCGCCCGATGAGGTGATTGACGAGCAGAAGGAGCGGCTGGCCGACGCCAGGGCACGGCGCGAAAAGCTCGAACAGGCGCTCGCTACGCTTTCGTGA
- a CDS encoding DUF2497 domain-containing protein, producing the protein MDEILSSIRQIIADDDEAATQKMPVAKAPGPKPVPAPAPEPVPMPSAAEIDPFSDDDDDTVTPLALSPEQIVEPAAAEPEAKSEPEAVETEMPSAASLDAAAELVVPDDVAFELDKDEEPAPQMRAEPEPEPEAVADPQPAPKPKANFAQAAPMPDPELSSDLADELLEPATSAAVKNAFAKLGTPKGMPDMAVGASGLTIEAMIREMLRPMLKDWLEENLPSMVERLIAQEIERASRG; encoded by the coding sequence ATGGACGAAATCTTATCGTCGATCCGGCAGATCATTGCCGATGACGATGAGGCTGCAACCCAGAAGATGCCGGTTGCCAAGGCGCCTGGCCCCAAGCCTGTGCCCGCGCCTGCACCCGAACCGGTTCCTATGCCTTCGGCGGCTGAAATCGATCCTTTCAGCGACGATGACGACGATACGGTGACCCCGCTGGCGCTTTCGCCCGAACAGATCGTCGAGCCGGCTGCCGCCGAACCGGAGGCCAAGTCCGAGCCCGAGGCGGTTGAAACGGAAATGCCGTCGGCGGCAAGCCTGGATGCCGCCGCGGAACTGGTGGTGCCCGACGACGTGGCGTTCGAGTTGGACAAGGACGAGGAACCTGCGCCGCAGATGCGCGCCGAGCCCGAACCCGAACCCGAAGCTGTGGCAGATCCGCAGCCAGCGCCCAAGCCCAAGGCCAATTTCGCCCAGGCGGCGCCGATGCCCGACCCTGAATTGAGCAGCGACCTGGCCGACGAGCTGTTGGAGCCGGCGACCAGTGCGGCCGTGAAGAACGCCTTTGCCAAGCTCGGTACGCCCAAGGGGATGCCGGACATGGCCGTAGGGGCCAGCGGGCTGACCATCGAAGCGATGATCCGCGAAATGCTGCGGCCGATGCTCAAGGACTGGCTCGAGGAAAACCTGCCCTCGATGGTGGAACGGCTCATCGCCCAGGAGATCGAGCGCGCATCGCGCGGTTGA
- a CDS encoding ABC transporter permease, which translates to MRVGLGVGAVLTAILAAMALLSLFWTPYDVTLIAVGERLLPPGPEHWLGTDHFGRDMVSMILVGAQTSIAVALVAVGLGMAVGVPLGLAAAARAGTAFDDIIMRGNDLVFAFPALIIAILITAVFGPGAINAIIAIGIFNIPVFARLTRGAGMGVWQREFIMAARVAGKGRVLISLEHVLPNIGNMLIVQATIQFSLAILAEAGLAYVGLGAQPPLPSWGRMLAEAQTMISLAPHVALVPGLAIVFSVLGLNLLGDGLRDLFDPRLGKAGR; encoded by the coding sequence ATGAGGGTCGGGCTGGGTGTCGGGGCGGTACTGACCGCGATTCTGGCGGCGATGGCGCTGCTTTCGCTGTTCTGGACTCCTTATGACGTGACGCTGATTGCGGTTGGTGAGCGGCTGCTGCCGCCCGGACCCGAGCACTGGCTGGGGACCGATCATTTCGGGCGCGACATGGTGTCGATGATCCTTGTGGGCGCGCAGACCTCGATTGCCGTGGCGCTGGTGGCCGTGGGTCTGGGGATGGCGGTTGGCGTGCCGCTGGGGCTTGCCGCGGCGGCGCGGGCCGGGACGGCGTTCGACGACATCATCATGCGCGGCAACGATTTGGTGTTCGCGTTTCCGGCGCTGATCATCGCCATACTGATCACGGCGGTGTTCGGGCCGGGGGCGATCAACGCGATCATTGCCATCGGGATTTTCAACATTCCGGTTTTTGCGCGGCTGACGCGCGGGGCGGGCATGGGCGTGTGGCAGCGCGAGTTCATCATGGCAGCGCGAGTGGCGGGCAAGGGCCGGGTGCTGATCTCGCTCGAACATGTGCTGCCCAATATCGGCAACATGCTGATCGTTCAGGCCACGATCCAGTTTTCGCTGGCCATACTGGCCGAGGCGGGGCTGGCCTATGTGGGGCTGGGCGCGCAGCCACCCCTGCCGAGCTGGGGACGGATGCTGGCCGAGGCGCAGACGATGATTTCGCTGGCGCCGCATGTGGCGCTGGTGCCGGGGCTGGCGATCGTGTTTTCGGTGCTGGGACTGAACCTGCTTGGCGACGGGCTGCGGGATCTGTTCGATCCGCGATTGGGGAAGGCGGGACGATGA
- a CDS encoding dipeptide ABC transporter ATP-binding protein: MSLLELEKLGLTIDGTRILEDVSLEIGAGKVLGLVGESGSGKSLTALSIMRLLPGGANLTGKIGLDGRDLVAAGEGEMNGLRGQAMGMIFQEPMTALNPLMTIGDQVAETVRVHRGLGRSEARGLAAETLERVGLPGAMISPSRYPHELSGGQRQRVGIAMAIALRPKLLIADEPTTALDVTTQAQILDLLAGLVREEGMALMLITHDLAVVSQMADTIAVLHQGRVVEAGPARRLIDAPESPYTRQLVAASTHVPTRVRGAVGEVLLRVEGATRDYRLRSGLSMGSKTTFRALDGVSLTIGRGESVGLVGESGSGKSTLARAILGLEPLDAGRVEFAGRVVERAGRAARLTLRDMQMVFQDPYGSFDPRHRVGRLVAEPLHLLGDKAPKGAEREALVARVLESVGIEASAADRHIHAFSGGQRQRIAIARALVIEPALIVLDEAVSALDVSIRAQVLDLLAAISQRVAISYLFIAHDLQVVRAITDRVLVMEGGRIVEEGATERVLEDPQQDYTRQLVRAAPKLGG, translated from the coding sequence ATGAGCCTTCTTGAACTTGAAAAGCTGGGGCTGACGATTGATGGCACGCGGATTCTCGAAGATGTGTCGCTCGAGATCGGGGCGGGCAAGGTTCTGGGGCTGGTGGGCGAATCGGGATCGGGGAAATCGCTGACGGCGCTGTCGATCATGCGGCTGTTGCCGGGCGGAGCGAATCTGACCGGGAAGATCGGGTTGGACGGGCGCGATCTGGTTGCCGCAGGCGAAGGTGAGATGAACGGTCTGCGCGGGCAGGCCATGGGAATGATCTTTCAGGAGCCGATGACGGCGCTCAATCCGCTGATGACCATTGGCGATCAGGTGGCCGAAACGGTACGTGTGCATCGCGGGCTGGGGCGGAGCGAGGCGCGGGGGCTGGCGGCGGAAACGCTCGAACGGGTGGGGCTGCCGGGGGCGATGATTTCGCCCTCGCGCTATCCGCACGAACTCTCCGGCGGGCAGCGCCAGCGGGTGGGGATTGCCATGGCGATTGCTCTGCGGCCCAAGCTGTTGATTGCCGACGAGCCGACCACGGCGCTGGACGTGACGACGCAGGCGCAAATTCTCGATCTGCTGGCAGGGCTGGTGCGTGAGGAGGGCATGGCCCTGATGCTTATCACCCACGATCTGGCCGTGGTGTCGCAGATGGCCGATACGATCGCCGTGCTTCATCAAGGCAGGGTGGTGGAGGCGGGGCCGGCGCGGCGGCTGATCGATGCGCCCGAATCTCCCTACACCCGACAGCTCGTGGCTGCGAGCACGCATGTGCCAACCCGTGTGCGGGGCGCGGTTGGCGAGGTGCTGTTGCGGGTCGAGGGGGCGACACGGGATTATCGGTTGCGGTCGGGACTTTCGATGGGGTCGAAGACGACGTTTCGGGCGCTCGACGGGGTGAGCCTGACCATTGGCCGGGGCGAGAGCGTGGGGCTGGTGGGCGAGAGCGGGAGCGGGAAATCGACGCTGGCGCGGGCGATATTGGGGCTCGAACCGCTCGATGCGGGCCGGGTGGAGTTTGCCGGACGGGTGGTGGAGCGGGCAGGGCGGGCCGCGCGGCTGACGTTGCGCGACATGCAGATGGTGTTTCAGGACCCCTATGGCTCGTTCGATCCGCGTCACAGGGTCGGCCGGCTGGTGGCCGAGCCGTTGCATCTGCTGGGCGACAAAGCGCCCAAGGGGGCGGAGCGGGAGGCGCTGGTGGCGCGGGTCCTCGAATCGGTGGGGATCGAGGCGAGTGCCGCCGATCGGCATATCCACGCGTTTTCGGGCGGACAGCGTCAGCGGATTGCCATTGCGCGGGCGCTGGTCATCGAGCCGGCGCTGATCGTTCTGGACGAGGCTGTGTCGGCACTCGATGTGTCGATCCGGGCGCAGGTGCTCGATCTGCTGGCGGCGATTTCGCAGCGGGTGGCGATAAGCTATCTGTTTATTGCCCATGACCTGCAGGTGGTGCGGGCGATCACCGACCGGGTGCTGGTGATGGAAGGCGGCCGGATCGTCGAGGAGGGGGCAACCGAAAGGGTGCTCGAGGATCCGCAGCAAGACTATACGCGCCAGCTGGTGCGGGCGGCGCCGAAACTGGGCGGGTAG
- a CDS encoding VOC family protein has protein sequence MALKRMDNIGIAVEDLSATIEFFAELGLELEGRAMIEGEWAGRVTGLGDQHVEIAMMRTPDGHSRLELSRFIRPTVIADHRTAPVNALGYLRAMFTVDDIDETLERLRTRGAQLVGEVVQYEDVYRLCYIRGPEGLLIGLAEELR, from the coding sequence ATGGCGCTCAAGCGGATGGACAACATAGGCATCGCCGTCGAAGATCTCTCGGCGACGATCGAATTCTTTGCCGAACTCGGCCTCGAGCTCGAAGGCCGCGCCATGATTGAAGGCGAATGGGCCGGACGCGTGACCGGGCTGGGCGATCAGCATGTGGAGATCGCCATGATGCGCACGCCCGACGGCCACAGCCGGCTCGAACTCTCGCGCTTCATCCGCCCCACGGTCATTGCCGATCACCGCACCGCGCCCGTCAACGCCCTGGGCTATCTGCGCGCCATGTTCACGGTGGACGACATCGACGAAACGCTTGAAAGGCTGCGCACGCGCGGCGCGCAGCTCGTGGGCGAAGTCGTCCAGTATGAAGACGTTTATCGCCTTTGCTACATCCGGGGGCCTGAAGGGCTCCTTATCGGGCTTGCCGAGGAGCTGCGCTGA
- a CDS encoding protein-L-isoaspartate O-methyltransferase, producing the protein MDFSRARRTMVDNQLRTSGITDWRILDAMNRIPREKFVPDTHTAFAYSDEPIALSANRTMASPADFARLVQLAEIGSQDVVLDVACGTGYSAAVLSLLANAVVALESDEVLAGRANDILADLDIGNAAAVAGPIENGVPREAPFDAIILEGAVDVVPPALLAQLRDGGRLVAVLGAGNAAVANLYVKTGNDVAPMPSFNASIPVLGSFAAAPAFVF; encoded by the coding sequence ATGGATTTTTCGCGCGCGCGCCGGACAATGGTCGACAACCAGTTGCGGACCAGCGGAATCACCGACTGGCGCATTCTGGACGCCATGAACCGCATTCCGCGCGAAAAGTTCGTGCCCGATACGCACACGGCCTTTGCCTATAGCGACGAACCGATTGCGCTTTCGGCGAACCGGACGATGGCCTCGCCGGCCGATTTTGCGCGGCTGGTGCAGCTTGCCGAGATCGGCAGCCAGGACGTGGTGCTCGATGTGGCGTGTGGGACCGGGTATTCGGCGGCGGTGCTTTCGCTTTTGGCCAATGCGGTCGTGGCGCTGGAAAGCGATGAGGTTCTGGCGGGGCGGGCCAACGATATCCTGGCCGATCTCGACATCGGAAACGCCGCGGCCGTGGCCGGCCCGATCGAAAACGGCGTGCCCAGGGAAGCGCCGTTCGATGCGATCATTCTCGAGGGGGCGGTGGACGTGGTGCCGCCGGCGCTGCTCGCCCAATTGCGCGATGGCGGGCGACTGGTGGCGGTGCTGGGGGCCGGGAACGCGGCTGTGGCCAATCTCTACGTCAAGACCGGCAATGATGTGGCGCCGATGCCCAGCTTCAACGCCAGCATTCCGGTTCTGGGGAGTTTTGCGGCGGCGCCGGCCTTCGTGTTCTGA
- a CDS encoding ABC transporter substrate-binding protein codes for MRQVIRMAVLFAFAALAAAPALAQRSDIVVGLVLEPPHMDPTSNAAAAIDEVVYANLFEGLTRFGPDGDILPALAQSWDVSENGLTYTFHLTEGVSFHDGSALTADDVVFSLDRARAEDSVNAQKFLFADIESVEASDDLTVAVTLSQPNGNFPFNMAWGDAVIVAPESAETNATDPVGTGPFRFEDWRQGDSVTLVRNEDYWGEPALLERATFRFISDPTAAFAAMMAEDVDTFPVFPAPETLAQLDADPRFEVVVGTTEGETILAMNNRREPLDNVLVREAIAHAIDRQAVIDGAMFGYGTPIGTHFAPHHPAYIDLTELSAYDPERSQQLLIEAGVSGLRLSLALPPPVYARRGGEIIAAQLRDVGIETEIVNVEWAQWLEQVFGEGDFDLTVISHTEPMDIEIYGREDYYFGYGAPEFVALWDELTRTVEPEARNALLGDLQRNISENFVNAYIFQLAKAGVQNADLEGLWVNAPTQATDLTQVRWTR; via the coding sequence ATGCGCCAAGTCATTCGTATGGCAGTGCTTTTTGCGTTTGCGGCTCTGGCGGCAGCGCCTGCGCTGGCGCAGCGGAGCGATATCGTCGTCGGGCTTGTGCTCGAACCGCCGCATATGGACCCGACATCGAACGCGGCGGCGGCGATCGACGAGGTGGTGTACGCAAATCTGTTCGAAGGGCTGACCCGATTCGGGCCGGACGGCGATATTCTGCCCGCGCTGGCGCAAAGCTGGGACGTGTCCGAGAACGGGCTGACCTATACCTTCCATCTGACCGAAGGCGTGAGTTTCCATGATGGATCGGCGCTGACGGCGGACGACGTGGTGTTTTCTCTCGATAGGGCGCGGGCCGAGGACTCGGTCAACGCGCAGAAATTCCTGTTTGCCGATATCGAGAGCGTCGAGGCGAGTGACGATCTGACGGTTGCGGTGACGCTAAGCCAGCCGAACGGCAATTTTCCCTTCAATATGGCCTGGGGTGACGCGGTGATCGTGGCGCCCGAGAGCGCGGAAACCAACGCGACCGATCCTGTTGGGACGGGACCGTTCCGGTTCGAGGACTGGCGGCAGGGCGATAGCGTCACTCTGGTGCGCAATGAGGACTATTGGGGCGAGCCGGCGCTGCTGGAGCGCGCGACATTCCGGTTCATTTCCGACCCGACGGCGGCGTTCGCGGCGATGATGGCCGAGGACGTCGATACATTCCCGGTGTTTCCCGCGCCCGAGACGCTGGCGCAACTCGATGCCGATCCGCGGTTCGAGGTCGTTGTGGGGACCACCGAGGGCGAAACGATTCTGGCGATGAACAACCGGCGCGAACCGCTGGATAATGTTCTCGTGCGCGAAGCGATTGCCCATGCCATCGACCGGCAGGCGGTTATCGACGGGGCAATGTTTGGGTATGGCACACCGATCGGGACCCATTTTGCCCCGCACCACCCGGCCTATATCGATCTTACGGAATTGTCGGCATACGATCCCGAGCGCTCGCAGCAATTGCTGATCGAAGCCGGGGTGAGCGGATTGCGGCTGTCGCTGGCGTTGCCGCCGCCGGTCTATGCACGGCGTGGCGGGGAGATCATCGCGGCGCAGTTGCGGGACGTGGGAATCGAGACCGAAATCGTCAATGTGGAATGGGCCCAGTGGCTCGAGCAGGTATTCGGCGAGGGCGATTTCGACCTGACGGTCATTTCGCACACCGAGCCAATGGATATCGAGATCTATGGCCGCGAGGACTATTATTTCGGTTATGGGGCGCCCGAGTTCGTGGCGCTTTGGGACGAATTGACCCGTACGGTCGAGCCGGAAGCGCGCAACGCCTTGCTGGGCGATCTCCAGCGCAATATCTCGGAGAATTTCGTCAACGCCTATATTTTCCAGCTGGCCAAGGCCGGGGTGCAGAATGCCGATCTTGAGGGGTTGTGGGTGAATGCACCGACACAGGCGACCGATCTGACGCAGGTTCGTTGGACGCGGTGA
- a CDS encoding ABC transporter permease codes for MLNFVLRRAVSLAISLLVASVVIFFVLEVLPGDPARFMLGLNASPEALAALRTQLGLDAPVLVRYWSWLAGMASGDFGISYTYRTPAIELIAARLWVSIPLAVYALVLATLIGIPLGVLAATKRNSPIDAGTMGLTQIGIALPNFWFAMLLVLLFSVTLRWFSSGGFPGWDDPGAAMMALTLPAIALALPQAAILARVMRSSLLDTLDEDYVRTAQAKGLTRSQALWRHAFRNALIPVLTIMGLQFSFLLAGAIIIENVFYLPGLGRLAFQAITARDLIVVRSVVMILVFAVIVVTFAVDIAYAAVDPRLRRGTR; via the coding sequence ATGCTGAATTTCGTTCTGCGCCGCGCCGTTTCGCTGGCCATCAGCCTTCTGGTGGCCAGTGTGGTGATCTTTTTCGTGCTCGAGGTGCTGCCGGGTGATCCGGCGCGCTTCATGCTTGGGCTCAATGCGTCTCCCGAAGCGCTGGCGGCCCTGCGGACACAGCTGGGGCTCGATGCGCCGGTGCTGGTGCGGTACTGGAGTTGGCTGGCCGGGATGGCCAGTGGTGATTTCGGGATCAGCTACACCTATCGCACGCCGGCGATCGAGCTGATCGCGGCGCGGCTGTGGGTCTCCATTCCGTTGGCGGTCTATGCGCTGGTGCTGGCGACGCTGATCGGGATACCGCTGGGCGTTCTGGCGGCAACCAAGCGCAATTCTCCCATTGATGCAGGCACGATGGGTCTGACCCAGATCGGCATTGCGCTGCCGAACTTCTGGTTCGCCATGCTGCTCGTGCTGCTGTTTTCGGTCACGCTGCGCTGGTTTTCATCGGGCGGGTTTCCCGGCTGGGATGATCCGGGCGCGGCGATGATGGCGCTGACCCTGCCGGCAATCGCGCTGGCGCTGCCGCAGGCGGCGATTCTGGCGCGGGTGATGCGCTCGAGCCTGCTCGATACGCTGGACGAGGATTATGTGCGCACGGCGCAGGCCAAGGGGCTGACGCGCAGCCAGGCGCTGTGGCGGCATGCATTTCGCAATGCCCTGATCCCGGTGCTGACCATCATGGGGCTGCAGTTTTCGTTCCTTCTGGCCGGGGCGATCATCATCGAGAATGTCTTTTACCTGCCCGGACTGGGGCGGCTGGCGTTTCAGGCGATCACGGCGCGCGATTTGATCGTCGTGCGCTCGGTGGTGATGATTCTCGTGTTTGCGGTGATCGTCGTGACGTTTGCCGTCGACATCGCCTATGCGGCGGTCGATCCGAGGCTGCGGCGGGGGACGCGATGA